The DNA sequence CCGGCACCGTCCCCCTCCGCAACGCCCTCTCCGCCCGCGCCCGCCTCGCCGAGGGGCCGTCGTGGGACGCGGAGGCCGGCGTCCTCTGGTGGGTGGACATCCACAACCACCGCGTCCACCGCCTGGACCCCGGGAGCAGCGAGGACACCGTCTACGAGGTGGGGGAGCCGGTGGGGTGCGCCCACCCCACCGCGGACGGCCGGGTGGTGCTGGGGCTCCGGCGCGACGTGTCTCTGCTGGACCCGGGCACCGGCGAGCTGGAGCGCCTGGCGACGGTGCTCCCGGAGCGCCCCGGCCTCCGCATCAACGACGGGAAGTGCGACGCGCGCGGCCGGCTCTGGGTGGGGTCGCTGTCGAAGGAGGAGGGCGGCGCCGCGCTCTTCCGGGTGGACCCGGACGGGAGCGTGCGCGAGGTGGTGGGGGGACTCACCATGTCGAACGGGCTGGGGTGGAGCCCGGACGGGGGCGTCTTCTACCTCACCGACTCCGGCGCGAAGACCATCTACGCCTACGACTTCGACCCGGACGCGGGGGCGCTGTCCCGGCGGCGCGTCTTCGCGGACCTTTCCGGCGGCGACCCCACCCCCGACGGGCTCACGGTGGACGCGGAGGGGTGCGTCTGGTCCGCGCAGTTCGACGGCGGCTGCCTGGTCCGCTTCGCCCCGGACGGCGGCGAGCTGCTGCGGGTGCGCCTCCCGGTGCCGCGCCCCACGAGCTGCGCCTTCGGCGGGAGCGGCGGCGACGACCTGTACGTCACCACCGCCTCCGTGGGGATGAGCGAGGACGAGGTCGAGGATGCGGTGGAATCCGGGGACCTGTTCGTGCTCCGGCCCGGCGTGTCCGGCCCGCCTTCCAGCCGCTTCGGCGGCCAGGGCTGAACCATTCGACTGCGAACGACGGATCCGGATGACGAGAAAGAGCGACGAGACGGCGGCGGAGCGGCGGCGCAGGGGCAGCAACGGGCGCCTGCTGGTGATCGGGGGGGCGGAGGACCCGGACGAGAGCCACATGTGCATCCTCCCGCACCTGGTGGAGATGGCGGGTGGGAAGAAGGCGCGCATCGTGGTCTGCTCCTCCCCCTCCGAGTGCCCGGAGGAAAAGGTGCGCACCTACGGCAAGCTGTTCGAGAAGATCGGGGTGGCGGAGGTGTACGGGGCGTCCATCGCCGACCGCCACCAGGCCGACGACCCGGAGCACCTGGAAGCCGTGGAGCGCGCCACCGCGGTGTTCTTCACCGGCGGCGACCAGCTCCGCCTCACCGCGCTCATCGCGGGGACGCAGTTCAGCGAGCGGGTCCGGGAGCGGCTCTACGGCGACGGGATGGTGGTGGCCGGGACCAGCGCGGGCGCGGCGGCCATGAGCAGCGTCATGCTCATCGGCGGGGAGCCGGAGGGGACGGTGCGGCGGGACGACGTGGAGCTCGCCCCGGGGCTGGGCTTCTGGCGTGACACCGTGGTGGACACGCACTTCAACCAGCGCGGGCGGGTGAGCCGGCTGCTGACCATCTTCGCGCACAACCCGCAGGTGCTGGGAATCGGGATCGACGAGAACACGGCGCTCGACCTGGTCCCCGGCGAACGCTTCACGGTGATCGGCGGCGGCGTGGTGATGGTTTTCAACGGCCGGGTGACCCACACCAACGCGCCACAGGCCGGGGGTGCGGAGATGCTCGCCCTCACCGACTCCATCGTCCACGTCCTCCCGGACGGCTACGGGTTCGACCTGAAGAGCAAGCGCCCCCTGCTCCCGGGCGGCGAAGAGATCCCCCAGTAGCGCAGACGAAAGAGCCGGGACCGCATGGGCGGCCCCGGCTCCGTTCCGACCTTCCGGTCGTCCGTCCGCTACGGCGCCACCGTGAAGCGGATCGGGTCGTCGAGCCGGACGGTGCGGGTCTTGTGGTCGTTGCTCACCGTCTGGTACCACCCGGAGCTGCGGGACTCGCCGCCGTGCTCCATGAGGATGCGGGCCAGCTCCTCCGCGTCGTCCGGGTCCATCCGCACGCACCCGTGCGACGCCGCCGTCCCCAGCGATTCCGTCGCGCCCGTGCCGTGGATGTAGTAGTCCGGCTGGTCGAAGAAGATCTTCACCGCCTTCATGGGGTTGTCGGGGTCGCCCGGCTCCTGGCGCTCC is a window from the Longimicrobiaceae bacterium genome containing:
- a CDS encoding SMP-30/gluconolactonase/LRE family protein — its product is MTDRNTSPGTVPLRNALSARARLAEGPSWDAEAGVLWWVDIHNHRVHRLDPGSSEDTVYEVGEPVGCAHPTADGRVVLGLRRDVSLLDPGTGELERLATVLPERPGLRINDGKCDARGRLWVGSLSKEEGGAALFRVDPDGSVREVVGGLTMSNGLGWSPDGGVFYLTDSGAKTIYAYDFDPDAGALSRRRVFADLSGGDPTPDGLTVDAEGCVWSAQFDGGCLVRFAPDGGELLRVRLPVPRPTSCAFGGSGGDDLYVTTASVGMSEDEVEDAVESGDLFVLRPGVSGPPSSRFGGQG
- a CDS encoding L,D-transpeptidase: MESYFRPIASLAALAGALLTAGSPATAQDEPLRLSVDISERTLYVWGGNVEPREYPVAVGTSEHPTPKGSFTIEKIIWNPAWVPPPNAEWAEDEERQEPGDPDNPMKAVKIFFDQPDYYIHGTGATESLGTAASHGCVRMDPDDAEELARILMEHGGESRSSGWYQTVSNDHKTRTVRLDDPIRFTVAP
- a CDS encoding cyanophycinase, whose product is MTRKSDETAAERRRRGSNGRLLVIGGAEDPDESHMCILPHLVEMAGGKKARIVVCSSPSECPEEKVRTYGKLFEKIGVAEVYGASIADRHQADDPEHLEAVERATAVFFTGGDQLRLTALIAGTQFSERVRERLYGDGMVVAGTSAGAAAMSSVMLIGGEPEGTVRRDDVELAPGLGFWRDTVVDTHFNQRGRVSRLLTIFAHNPQVLGIGIDENTALDLVPGERFTVIGGGVVMVFNGRVTHTNAPQAGGAEMLALTDSIVHVLPDGYGFDLKSKRPLLPGGEEIPQ